One window from the genome of Phycisphaerales bacterium encodes:
- the lhgO gene encoding L-2-hydroxyglutarate oxidase: protein MADLQDTQTVIIGAGIVGLATAKALIDRGDVAPILLEAEPEIASHQTGHNSGVIHSGLYYKPGSLKATLCTSGRDAMYEFCNNHNIHVKTSGKIVVATQEHELPQLEALRQRGTENGIQDLEILTQEQLRVHEPHITAIAGMFVKEAGITDYGQVAKAMRKEIEDAGGQIHTGVMAKRCQNQGDNVVVDTTTGKFTAQHVVNCGGLHCDQVARASGRARDVRIVPFRGEYTLLSERAAKLVRGLIYPVPDPRFPFLGVHLTRTVHDTVKAGPNAILAFSRHGYKMRNINIRDLLGIAAYTGSWRMAARYWRTGVSEFRRSLFKKIMLRSIQQLIPQIESSDLLPGPAGVRAQAVDRAGRLLDDFCIERHGNVVHVLNAPSPAATASITIGRSIADQLAITPTSSG from the coding sequence GTGGCTGATTTACAAGATACTCAGACAGTCATCATTGGGGCTGGAATTGTCGGCTTGGCGACCGCGAAGGCTTTGATCGACCGCGGAGATGTTGCCCCTATTCTCTTAGAGGCCGAGCCCGAGATTGCATCCCATCAAACTGGACATAACAGTGGCGTGATTCACTCTGGGCTCTACTACAAACCTGGCTCACTCAAAGCCACGCTCTGCACATCGGGGCGCGATGCAATGTATGAGTTCTGCAACAATCACAACATCCATGTGAAGACGTCTGGCAAGATTGTGGTTGCAACCCAAGAACACGAGTTACCACAACTCGAAGCACTGCGGCAGCGTGGCACCGAAAACGGCATCCAGGACTTAGAAATCCTCACACAAGAGCAACTCCGCGTGCATGAGCCCCACATCACGGCAATTGCAGGCATGTTCGTCAAAGAAGCAGGCATCACGGACTACGGCCAAGTTGCGAAAGCAATGCGCAAAGAAATCGAAGACGCCGGTGGCCAAATCCATACCGGCGTCATGGCTAAGCGTTGTCAAAATCAAGGCGACAATGTTGTTGTAGATACGACCACTGGCAAGTTCACTGCGCAGCATGTTGTTAATTGCGGCGGACTACACTGTGATCAAGTCGCTCGTGCCAGTGGACGTGCGCGTGACGTGCGCATTGTTCCTTTTAGAGGTGAGTACACACTACTTTCTGAAAGAGCTGCCAAACTTGTTCGCGGCCTCATCTACCCTGTGCCCGATCCAAGGTTCCCTTTTTTAGGTGTACACTTAACCCGTACTGTTCATGACACAGTAAAAGCTGGCCCAAACGCCATTCTCGCTTTTTCTCGTCATGGCTACAAAATGCGTAACATCAACATTCGAGATCTACTAGGCATTGCCGCTTATACCGGTTCATGGCGTATGGCTGCACGGTATTGGCGTACAGGCGTCAGTGAGTTTCGCCGCTCTTTGTTTAAGAAGATTATGCTGAGATCGATCCAGCAACTTATTCCTCAGATTGAGTCGAGTGATTTGTTGCCAGGCCCTGCCGGAGTTCGCGCCCAGGCGGTTGACCGAGCGGGACGTCTACTTGATGACTTTTGTATTGAGCGCCATGGAAATGTGGTGCATGTACTCAACGCCCCCTCGCCAGCAGCAACCGCCTCTATCACAATTGGCCGATCTATTGCAGATCAACTGGCAATCACACCCACATCGTCTGGCTAA
- a CDS encoding iron-sulfur cluster assembly accessory protein: protein MAVTLTDAAVREISNIVKQQELDPQVIRLRVGVKGGGCSGFSYLLDLTESQRESDELWEYDNEMNASEENFRVRVICDPKSFLYLNGTEIDFKDEVMGRGFVFNNPNATSSCGCGSSFSV from the coding sequence ATGGCAGTTACGCTGACCGATGCGGCCGTAAGAGAGATTTCGAACATCGTCAAGCAACAGGAGCTTGACCCACAGGTGATTCGTTTGAGAGTTGGCGTCAAGGGTGGTGGCTGCTCCGGCTTTAGTTACCTCCTTGATCTCACTGAAAGCCAGCGTGAGTCCGATGAACTCTGGGAATATGACAACGAAATGAACGCAAGCGAAGAGAATTTTCGCGTTCGTGTGATTTGTGATCCAAAGAGCTTCCTTTATCTCAATGGCACAGAGATTGATTTTAAAGATGAAGTAATGGGCCGCGGGTTTGTATTCAATAATCCGAATGCCACCAGCTCTTGTGGATGTGGAAGTAGCTTCTCAGTCTAA
- the sufB gene encoding Fe-S cluster assembly protein SufB, with the protein MPMDMTGTLDRWESAKYRYGFTTDIEAESLPPGLNEDTVAFISAKKKEPQWLLDWRLKAFSHWHTMTEPVWPNVNYPKINYQDIIYYSAPKSPDDAPKSLDEVDPKLLETYEKLGIPLEERARLAGVAVDAVFDSVSVATTFKDKLAAEGIIFCSMSEAVQEHPELVRQYLGSVVPYSDNFFATLNSAVFSDGSFVYIPKGVTCPMELSTYFRINAISTGQFERTLIVAEEGSSVSYLEGCTAPMRDENQLHAAVVELVALDRATIKYSTIQNWYPGDENGVGGIYNFVTKRGKCAGADSRISWTQVETGSSITWKYPSCILQGDRSVGEFYSVAMTNHRQQADTGTKMIHIGRDTKSTIISKGISAGHGQNTYRGQVKVLRKAANARNYTQCDSMLMGEECGAHTFPYIEVGNETSHVEHEASTSKIGEDQLFYCNQRGIKMEDAVSMIVNGFCKEVFKELPMEFAVEARNLLEVSLEGSVG; encoded by the coding sequence ATGCCAATGGACATGACAGGAACTCTCGATCGCTGGGAGAGCGCTAAATATCGCTATGGCTTTACTACAGACATTGAAGCAGAATCGCTTCCGCCAGGTTTGAATGAAGACACCGTCGCCTTTATTAGCGCCAAGAAGAAAGAGCCACAGTGGCTTCTCGATTGGCGGCTCAAGGCCTTCAGTCATTGGCACACAATGACTGAACCCGTGTGGCCGAATGTAAACTACCCAAAGATAAACTACCAAGACATCATCTACTACTCGGCGCCAAAGTCACCAGACGATGCCCCAAAAAGCCTTGATGAAGTCGATCCAAAGCTTCTTGAGACATATGAAAAATTAGGCATACCGCTCGAAGAGCGCGCTCGACTTGCTGGCGTTGCTGTTGATGCTGTGTTTGACAGTGTCTCTGTTGCCACAACCTTCAAAGATAAATTAGCTGCCGAGGGCATTATCTTCTGTTCAATGTCCGAAGCGGTACAAGAACATCCCGAGCTCGTGCGACAGTACTTGGGTTCGGTCGTCCCCTATAGCGACAACTTTTTCGCCACTTTGAACTCCGCAGTATTTAGTGACGGCAGCTTCGTGTACATCCCTAAAGGTGTCACCTGCCCTATGGAGCTTTCAACCTATTTCCGTATCAACGCGATCTCGACAGGACAGTTTGAAAGAACTCTTATTGTGGCAGAAGAAGGAAGCTCCGTAAGTTATCTTGAGGGCTGTACCGCCCCAATGCGAGATGAAAACCAACTGCATGCAGCGGTCGTGGAACTCGTAGCACTCGATCGAGCCACAATCAAATACTCCACGATTCAGAATTGGTATCCCGGTGATGAAAATGGCGTAGGCGGGATTTATAACTTTGTAACAAAGCGTGGCAAATGCGCTGGGGCAGACTCCCGAATCTCGTGGACCCAAGTTGAGACTGGTTCTTCAATTACCTGGAAGTATCCAAGTTGCATACTTCAAGGCGATCGCTCTGTCGGCGAGTTCTACTCTGTTGCGATGACGAATCATCGCCAGCAAGCAGATACCGGCACAAAAATGATTCACATCGGCCGGGACACAAAGAGCACCATTATTTCAAAAGGTATTTCAGCCGGCCACGGCCAGAATACCTACCGCGGCCAAGTAAAAGTTTTGCGCAAGGCGGCAAACGCTAGAAACTACACCCAATGTGACTCAATGCTCATGGGTGAAGAATGTGGAGCGCATACGTTCCCATATATTGAAGTCGGAAACGAAACATCACATGTCGAGCACGAAGCAAGTACATCGAAGATTGGCGAAGACCAACTCTTCTACTGCAACCAGCGTGGTATCAAGATGGAAGATGCGGTTTCGATGATTGTTAATGGATTCTGCAAAGAAGTATTCAAAGAGCTTCCTATGGAATTTGCTGTAGAAGCCCGAAACCTGCTTGAGGTCAGCTTAGAAGGAAGCGTCGGCTAA